The genomic window TCGGGCTCGCCGTGCTCTTGTCCGTACTCCCaacctctatctctctctctccttcttcaactttcatttcattattctcatttcaatttcaatttcgatGTCTCTGCAGGTAACAATAAATTTTAGAAGTTGTATTGGACTGGAAGAGAGGGAATGGGAGCGTTTGAACTTTCAATTTCATTAATTTTTGCTGAATTTCTGTGTCTGTGGGTGAATATTGGATTGTGAAGGATGGTTAGGATTGTGAATACAGAAGTTTGGACCTCTTCATATATGGTATCCCTTCTTTTTTTAATTCCCACAAGAGCTTAGGATTGGTTAAACAGAGCAAATTAAAACTTTGAATGTTCCCCTCATGCAGGGAACAATGCTGATCGATTCCTGAATTGGAGCACTAGGTTCCAAATTGTTCTAGGCATGGCAAGGGGATTGCAGTACCTTCATGAGGATTCACATCTAAGAATTGTTCACCGAGACATCAAAGCAAGCAACATTCTTCTTGATCATAAGTTTCATCCCAAGATTGGAGACTTTGGCCTTGCCAGGTTCTTCCTTGAAGACCAAGCTTATCTTAGCACACAATTCGCTGGAACATCTTAAGTccaattattaaatattttaaattactaTGTATGCTAGCTGTATATTCACCATGTTACTCGTGTTATATTTCAGTTttctatttatgttttttttttgtcataaatTGGATAGCCTATAATTTTGAGTATTATAATATTACAACACACACCTATACTACACACAGAGCtatacacaaaatattaagaGTTCTCATCCACTATTGACCCTAATCAAGTCTCAAACCTGAGTACGCAACACATATCATAGGGGAGTGGTGTGAGCTTATGAATGGATCTGGTTTGCCATGTTACCAGGTTTAGTTATTAAGTAATTGAGCTGAGCTGTAAGTTTGACAAATGAAATGGTTTCCTGCCAACGCCAAAAGGGCTGTTTTCGCCGGAGCCAGAACATTATCGAGGACCAAAGCTGAAAGTTGCCATCATTGGAGCTGGGCTTTCTGGCATGTCAACTACAGTGGAACTCTTGGATCAAGGACACGAGGTTCAGCTCCTTTAATCTTTAATATCACACTTCCTCCATTTCATATTTTATAAGTCATTTTGATACTTTGATTTATGAATATATGTGAAAAGTCAAAGTGACTTATCAGTATGGAACGAAGAAAATGTTATTTTGAAATTGGATGTTATGGTGTACATGGTAaacttgatttttgaagcaaTGGGAAGTGATTTGGTCAATTTTTTAACACAATTATGGtgttaaatttattaggatattcTAGCTAATGCATTTTATCTAGTATGTTTACTTCTAATTGCTCTCGATCAGGTGGATATATATGAGTCGAGGACTTTTATTGGTGGAAAAGTTGGTTCTATTGTTAATAAGAAAGGAAACCAAATTGAAATGGGATTTCTTACAAATAGAAGTTGGTAAACTGACTTGATTGATCCCGTCTTTGAAATTCTCCAGCCTCTCTGTTTATTTATGGTTGAATCTTTATGCAACAGGATCCAAAATGAGGTATGTGCCCTTCATTCTCTCCTTTCGTGTCTTCTTGATTGTCTCTTATTATTATCTATATATTTCTGGGTACTGTGGCAAACTATTTGTTATTGGATAACTGGTTCCATGTTTCTAGTGGCTATCTTGGAGCTAAGTTTCAAGAGACTATGGTTGACTCTTTTAAGTCTTAATGGATCTAATAATATCTCTTCCTCTGCTCAATATCTcccacttatttatttattttcatgtggTTTTGTTGTTACCATGTTTGGTTAATGTGAGTGTTGAGCTGAAAAAGAGTAATGTCTGTGTTCTTTTAGCAATTGACTAATGTTGTTGGGACCcttcatttttaatatttttctttaatttttcaataTGAAGTGAATGACCCTTTTGCCTTGTGAACATGGAGATTACTAAGGAAGAGCTTAATGcaaaaatgagagaaaaaagtTTCCAACTTTGGTCTGAAAAAACTATGTAAAGTTTCCAACatgtttgtgttttgttttgtgGCAGATGGGGCTGGTGATGATTTGTTTAAGAGCTACGGAGGCTGTGTGCAGGGCCATTAATGGATGTTCCTTGTGTTCAAGACAGAGTTTTCTATTTCCCTCAGGGTCACATTGAATTGGTATGATATACAATTCTTTACCTTGTTTTTGATTttgtttgtgaatttcatttttttccatttttgtgcTATGTATGCTTTCAAATTTAAGCCTTAAGGGGTTTAGTAAGtgttatataattttaattttttttcttttgtagttgCCAGAACCTACAGAACAACATTTGAGGCAGATGAAGAATCAGAAATCTCCCAAATACAATCTTCCGTCGAAGATCTTATGTCGTGTTATCGATGTTAAGTGTCTGGTAATGTTTATCTTTTTTTGGTTCCTTATGTTGTGTTATGTGTTCTTGATTGGTAATGTTTATCTAATAATTCTCAGTCCTGATTTTTGTGAATCTACTTCAAGTTTCAAATGGCACTTTCAAACATGTGCTACTGACCTACTGTACCAATTTCAATATGATAATGCTTGAAttcaaaaggaaaagaaagaaaatagaaaacaagTACTTTAGTAGCACAAAGAGTCAACTTTGAAAGTTTGACACATTGTAATTTAATCTTATATATTGATGGGTAAATTACTTTAATTAGTAAGAATCTCTAATCCACAAATGTTTATGTTTTGGGTGCTAGAATCAGACTATTTCGTGAACAGTATTGTATGACAAAAAGACTGGAACTAATTTGCTTCAATAGCCAGTGGAAGAAATAGAGAGCTTGAGACTTAGCAGTGATGAATTTAAAGAATTATTGGTTAAACCTGGCACAATAGTGCCATTACACATTGGCCCTGCAACACAGGATTTTTCCATAGTTATTGGTTGCATTGTTACAACTTGTATCTCATAGTAATCATGATTTTACTTTACATTTTcctgatttttatttatttatttatttattgttgtttAGTTGGACATATTTGCTGAATTTGAAATAGAATTGTTGGGATCAGAAGGGATTGTGAATAAGGAGGACTCTAAATATTGAAGGGTGTGGAGTTGGTGCAGTTGAGAGAAGGGCTTTTGGACCATTTGGCATTTTGGCTATTGCAAATGACCAACTTTCTGAACTAACACCAATTTATTTCCGTCTTTCAAATTATGGAAATGGAACCTCAACTACTACAACTATTACTACTTCTACTTCTACTTCCTTCTTTGTTAATGAAACTAGATACTATTAACTAATGAATCATCATCATTCATATTTGTTTCTTCCTTTATTAGGAGAAAGTGACAAAATATATGAGTTGTTGGATAATAATGCAGGTCATCAAAGGTACCTGATGTATCAAAGCTAGTTTTCGAAAGCAAATTGCCTGTTCTAAGTGATGAAAAACTATCATTGAAGGTATTGGTAAGTAGTGTCAATTAACCTATTTGGTCTCACGTGACTTGATTCACGAGATAATATTTAAATTGGATTATCAAAAATCACACATAAGTCGATATGGTTCATTAAACTGATTAAAGATTCAATACTTTCAATTTAGTTCTTGAAAGATATCACTATGAGTCAAGTTGGTAAGTTAACTTTACTACTATGTCACTAATGATCGCTGACATATGGAGACACCTACACTCTTTTCTTTGAAGGCATGTTAAGCATATCATCTAATTCACTTGTGGCAATGACTTCTCAGCTTTCCGAGGCAAAAAAACGAGAGCGGGCCTTTACGAATAGAGGATGCCAGATTCAGTTGCTCAATGGGAGAAGCCAAGAATTTGCTTCAATATATGTTCAATTCAGTCGCAGATGTTAGGTGCTCTATTTGacatcaatttatttttttcacttCTATCAGAAGATTAAtaacttttattagaagatacttatgtaggatacaatattttggttttttatagtttattagtagtaaattctaagtggtcTAATGTATATTTTGATATGGGTATGTTTAATTTAGTGTGAAATGTATGAATACTCATTTATGATCCTCGTTTTAGAAAAAAagattattagaatatatatatatatagaaaaaaaaaacaatgagggacctaaggctacacttatatatagtagctatagtatacaaaaaaaaaagagggacctaaggctacgcttataaaaagtagctatggtatacaatgtggctacgctttacaagtgatgcagtagcgttgaaaagcgtagcctattctggaaaaatgaaagctgaaaagcgtagcttTTGGtcttggacagcatcacttgaaaagcgtagcctattcctaaATGCCAAAAGCGTAGTCCTTGATGCAGAAAatcgtagcctttgagaataggcaacggccgaataggaatcactccaaaaagcgtagccgtagcccaaaaagcgtagccgtagcctaagatTCACTTTTAattacacttttcaagtgtacctaaatgggtgtttttcttgtagtggtcaCAAGTCACACTATCTCTTTCTTTTTGTCTCTAGCTCTTTTTTAAAGGCCATGTTAtggtaaataatattttttaataaaaaataacgaTCGATCTTTTtagatgaaaaaataaaaagtaaaattatcgCGTGCAGtgcacatttttcttttaaaaaattagttataactttttattttttacccAACTAATTTTTCAAATAAGAAAATCTCAAAAAATTAAGTTGAGTCAAAGATTAGTACATAACAATATAGAAACTCACATAACAAAAAGTCTATTGATAAAATTTTTACTAACACATCAAaagaatatatattaatataaaataataaaagattaGCTTACACTAGCTATCTATTAACTCTTGTTCGCTAAACCATTATTTATGTGCTTCTACGCCTAAAACAACTTACGTTTTGTTTTTGGATAAATAATTACTACCATTTGTACTCCGATATCTAGATTTATATTCAAGAAGTATAGCTCGATCAAAAGTGGAGGTGGGCCAATGTATTTTCATAAGTGATTCTGATATGTTATCTATCATTTTAGAATTATGGCGAATTGAGTTGGCCATAAGAAAAGAAAGTTTATCCTTTTCTTTTTATAACAGCAGCCTCCCAGTTGGTTGAAAAAACGAAAAAGGATGATATGATATGATAGGGCCTGCTTCAGTTTTGTTCTTAGACGGCAGACCGAAGAAAACTgagtagaaaaaaaaaaacatacacacacatacaaataattaattaattaattaattcttcTTCTAGGCTTTAAAGAGACTTACAAATAAATAAGTTTTAAGAAACTTAATATCTTTTGGACTTATTCCAATTGAATTGAAGTAGTTAACTTTTTTGTAATAAAATTGACAAATCGGTAGAATATAATTTACTGAAACAATTGGATAATTAATGAAGAGAAAACCAATATAAAATCTATAATAAAGTAATTTTCGCACTAAGTGAAGGttccaataaaataaaatcaaagcaaaTATCAAAGCTTCCCACTTAACAACAATGATCTTTGAATTTGACTGCTTCAAACCATTCTAgaagacaaataataatattatggggtaaaatattattttggtgTTGTTAATCTTTGAGTcaaattttagtttgttttttaatattttaaacgttttatttttgttttaaaaaattttaaatatgttcAATATAGTCTTATCATTAAATTTGACACTAATAATTAATGGAATGAGTAATGTNNNNNNNNNNNNNNNNNNNNNNNNNNNNNNNNNNNNNNNNNNNNNNNNNNNNNNNNNNNNNNNNTAATCAATCATCATCGCGTtttaaaattaaaggaaaaatttttatattaatgatCATTGGTGTATTAATTTTATTTACATATTAAAATCGAATGTTGTTGACTTTTAAATATACAAATTATTTGTGTTAAATTTAATGATGGAACAATATTAAatcgtttaaaatttttttagactaAAATAAGACatttaaaagtttttaaaattaaaatagaacgCTTGAAATCTTAGAGATTAAATTAGACTtcaatttaaacattaaaaaactaaaataatattttatcagTGGTACTTGATGATGATGACATGGTGTTGAAGAAACTTCATTGAGTTTATTAATCATTTCTTGTAATAGCGTCGTTTAGTGTTTCTTTTTTGGTCTACGTACATGTGCACAAGTACAACTAAAATTGAGGTTGAAGCACCATATGAGACACAATAATGAAAGAAATACAATAGAATTATCTATGAAAAAGTAGCCGCAATGTGTTGTTTATTGGGAGTACGAGATAAGTGATGGAACGTTTCTTTCTTATTAGTGGATATATATCAATCTAATTTTTCGCTCTCTTAATTCAAAGTCAATAGTGTTGAatgtaaattataaattttaaagttaaattgaaaataaaggaGGATAATTATCATTGTTTTtagtttagtaaaatttttttctttcattcgtTTACCATCCCATTATTTtcgttaatttttttaattcaacaAAATTATATAGTATTTTTGGAATAATGTGActaagaagaaaattaaaataacccAACTACCTTAGTATATTACATAATATCGATACATTACTACTTTTTCCATATCCTCAgggaaaaattaaaggaaaataaaacagCTTTGTATATCTAACAAGTAGAATTTTATATACTTTACGGAATGTATTTTGGatatgaaaaaatataaaaaaacaatGTATATTATAAACAATGTAAACaatggataaaaaaaaataaattaattcaaatttttattgTCCTACGTCTGTCACATACCATACACCTTTTATCTCTAGTCCACCACAACAACTCGGTGTTGTCGCCAGCGACAGCCGTCTAGACACCATCGTTCCGTCTCATTCTGTTCAGACACAGCAGAACGTTGCTGTCCCCCCTCCTCGCAGTCCTTGCAGACGCAACGCAGCTACACCTGTTCGTTTCCATCACCTTCTCGTGGTGCCTCTGTCTTTCCTATTCATGTGTATAGAAGTGTTGCCATTGCAGTTGTTGTCTTGCTATTTTCGCGCCACTCTTCCTAGCGGCATTGCTATGGTGTCGTGCTGTGAGTTGTTGCGGTGCCGCTGCCGGCTGCTGCCGTGTGAGTGATGCCATCGCGTGTGTTTCCCATGCACCACTGCGGCTGTCTCGTCGCCATCCTCCCTCCGCCGATGTggttctccttctcctcctcttcttcttcttcttcttttgcttttcaggatgtgatgttcattttactaggtatCTAGATGGTTATTTTCATTCTAAAGTGGATGCTCATTTAATTTGGATTAGATTTAAGTAGATACAATAAAATCTGCTAGATATTCATTTTACTAGAtatgtggatggttattttcaTTCTAAACTGACGGTTTGATGGAGAagacactactagaaaactagttattacagacggatatttctgaCCGATTTTATCCCACGAAAATACAGACAGAATTTCAGAggaattttttgtcggaaaacaaaaaaatgaattagcataaattacagacggaaaagagaatccgtcgataattccgtcgaaaaaattattttttttgtagaaaatggttacagacggaaaatccgtctgtaattaaatagataaaatgttgcgttttattaaattattacagacagatttttcgtctgtaatttaaaatttttcgtcGATAATTTTGAGTTAAACCTAACTCTCCCTCTAATTTTGAGTTAAACCTAACGATCCACACTCGAAACGAGAGCTTCACAGTCATCTTCCTCTAGTCATCTTCCTCTCTATTCACGCTCCAAACCTTTCTCCTCAGCGCCTTCATCCACCGCATTCTTCCATCATCAACACCTTTGGGACTTCCATCACTCTCGTCGTCGTCAAGCATCGCTGCTCCCGTCCTGTTCCTTCTCTTTCCTTCTTTTACGAGGATAAACCCTAATCCTCCTTCAAcgactttttcttctcttcaaacCTAACACCGATGGTGAGTATTTGAATTTTCTACTATATTTTCTTCCAATTTTTGATATAATGAAATTTCATTATCACAATATAATTTTCATGTCGTATTAGTTTAATTGCTGCTTAATTTTATTTTCGGATTTGGGATTAAACTAGTGTTTGCctttgattttgtgatttatttgGTTGCTatgatgaattttttatttaatcaaaGCATTTGGAATGATGCACGTAAGATGTTTGATGAAAAATCTCAAAAATGGAATATTGATTTGGAATGACACATTTGGCAATAGTTGGTATATGAGTGTAAGAAAAGTGTGTGGAAAAAAAAGTGGAAAAGAGGAAGAGGAATGTGCCCCACTACTGATCAAGTTTACATTGAAGAAAATAATGAGCAATAGGTTAGTATATTATTAGAATTTAGGCTATTTATGTTTACGACTTCATGCCTTTAGATTATATTCTCTTCTCGTGAATTTATGCTTGCTTAGTGTTTATTACTTATGCATAACTGTTGGACTATATATGAACATGTACacctttctttatttatttagttttaatgtGGTGCacctttctttgtttttgtcaaCAGGGatgtgctcttttatttttcattcttgtATTCCTCCGGTCCACatcttttgttctttttctttttgttccttttcttaTTATAATCAATCTAGATtttcaattatatataattaaataataattttcaaTTATATATACATAATTTATGCATTCGGTTATATTTTCATTTCTTAATTTAGTTTGTGTTTGTACAGTAAACTGATTACAAATAGAATCTCTAGTCATGCTATATGAGTTTTGACACAATTAATAAGTTTTGAGTAATTTTGACACACTTAATAAGTTTTGAGTAATTTGGGGAACATAGAGAAGATTAAGTAATTTATATTGGACATTATTTTTATCAATTAAGCAAGAAACTCCAAAATTTTGAATAGAAATACCTGTGCTAGTTTTGTCACATTTACTGACATTTTCAGCAGGGCAAGTTTGAGATTCACCAATCTATATATATAAAGCTCATTTAAGTAAAATTCAAGTGCACAAGTATTCAAATTGAAGTTGGAACATGAACGTGTAGCACTAAACTTTGCATGTTGTTGTTTGTATTTGTGTTGCATTATTTGGTATCTCTGTACGATTCATCTTCTTTTGGTTTCTGTAACAGAGACTGGTAGTGAGGATGATGGCCTTTTGGATCTGAGTGAAGATGATTTTTTCCTTGCTGGGAGTTCTAGTGATGAAGCATATGCAGATGATGAATGGACAGACAAAAGTACGAGGTGGGTAGAGATGTTTTACAACTTAAGCAGTTATTATAATATGAAAATTCATATACTCGCAGCAAGGTAAACGATGTTAAGAAGAGCAACTGGAGTATACGTGTTTGTGATGCTAGTATGGTCAAATTAAAGCCAGTAAATGGGTGTCAATGAGTGGTCAAATTGTTGATGCTAGTATGGTTAAATTGAAgcaaggtaaatgatgttaagaAGAGCAACTTAGTTACAAGAGTTTATTAGTAGTGGGTGTTAGCTGTTAGTACTGATGCTTTTCTATAAATATATATAGTGCTAGCCCCCTGTTTCAATTACATTATTCTTTTCGTTCTTATTAGATCACAGTGTTTGCATCGATCATTTAAAATAAGCCTGGTAGtctcaaaaatatatttattcatGTTGGAATTATCTCCCTGCTATTTATGTGCATGTAATACAAAATAAGATGATAAAGACATTAACTGTAGAGATTGAGTGTGGGTAAGTAATTCCATGCATGTTGATAGGATTGGCTACATGAGAATGTCGAAACTAGTtccttaaaatatattatttacttGATGTCGCTTCTTTGTGTTGGTGGCTTGGTGCAGGTATGAACGCCGGCTCTCAGAACTGTATGCTCAAATCCAGGTTCATAGATTCTTTTGATATTAAACTCTTATTGGGAGAGTAATTTTTTTCATTTGTTACCTATCCAATCATATATGCGCTAGTTCTAATTGTTCTTGATTGTATGGTATTTGCAATGTACAGGGAAAACATCGACAAACCCGTAAATACTATGCTACCTACAATGCTCTTTTGGAAATTAAAGAATTGATGCTAAAGGAAACATCCTTATTGAATTCAATCAATTCACAGGTACTTGTTGGAGAATTTAGGGCATGGTgtacattttttttcttaatatttgCTTTGATGAATCTTGTGTGATTTTCTCTCTTAAACAAGTTAAATTCACAAATTTTGTACCTTGTCTACTATTTTTCTGCTTGTATATATGCTCTGCTGTCACATGTTATggccttgctttttatttttattgttcttcatGTTTTACTCTTATTGATATTTCATTTTGTCTTGTTAGAACTTTTGCATTTTGTCTTATTGCACTATCCTTAGTGTTTCTTTTAGCTCAAATATCATCTATGGTAAAACTAGAACTTAAGCTGCATTAATAATTGTAGTAATTTGATATGAAGAATAAGTGATCTGCATCTTTTCTTCTGTTTTGTACTATGACCGTTGGATTCTTTATGCAACTGtatgaaatcaacaataacaacaatataaCTAACCTTGTCCCATTAATTAGGGTTAGTTACATGGGTCAAGCAATACCATAGTGTTCTATCACAAAAATTATAGTTATTCTCTATTTGACTCTATTCTGGGTTATTAGAACAATAATTAGTATTAAAATCTCATTATTTTAGATGTATATGAATAATGAGCACTTGCTACGATTTAGCTATCTAATTGTGCAACGTGCGTTATAAATTTTGGTGCTAACAGAGGAAAAT from Arachis ipaensis cultivar K30076 chromosome B09, Araip1.1, whole genome shotgun sequence includes these protein-coding regions:
- the LOC110266639 gene encoding uncharacterized protein LOC110266639; the protein is MDVPCVQDRVFYFPQGHIELLPEPTEQHLRQMKNQKSPKYNLPSKILCRVIDVKCLVMFIFFWFLMLCYVFLIGNVYLIILSPDFCESTSSFKWHFQTCATDLLYQFQYDNA